The segment AAGGCGCGAACGATCGCCACCCGCTGCTGCTGGCCGCCGGACAGCTCGGCCGGGTAATGCCCGGCCTTGTGCCGCAGGCCGACGCGCTCGAGCAAGGCCAGGGCGTGGGCCTGGGCTTGCGCCTTGGTTGCGCGCCTGAGCTTGACCGGGGCGAGCATCATGTTGGCCAGCACCGTCATGTGCGGGAACAGCGTGTAGTCCTGGAACACCATGCCCACGTCCTCGCGTAGCCGGGCCAAGGCCTTGCGGTCTGCCGCACGCGTCTGATCGCCATCGCCAACCACCACGGTACCCTTGGAGGGCGGTTCCAGGCTGTTCAGGCAGCGGATGAAGGTGGACTTGCCCGAGCCGCTGGGGCCGATGATGACCACCACCTCGCCTTGGCGCACGTCCATGTCGACGCCCTTGACCACTTCATGGGTGCCAAAGCTTTTATGCAGGCCGCGAACTGTCAGGATTGTGCTCATAGGCCCGCCTGTGCCCGGGTCAGGGCTTGCAGGTTGAGGTCGGCGGCGCTCATGCGCTCGCGGCGCTGCTGGTTGGCCGCACGCTCTGCGTCCAGGCGCTTGCTGGCGCGCGCCAGGCTGGGCATCAAGGACCCAAGCGACGGGCCGCCGGCAGAGCTGCGGCCCTGCACGTTGCTGGCCGGGTCCAGGCAATCACGCACCTTCTGCTCGGGTAGGTGCAGGGCATGGCCCAACTGCTCCAGGGCGCAGGTGTCGATCATCCGGGTGGTGATCTGATTGGCCGGCAGGCCCTGGTCCATGGCCATGCGCACCACGCCCCCGACCACATGGTGGGCTTCGCGGAACGACAGGTCGACCTCGCGCACCATCAGGTCGGCCAAGCCGGTGGCGGTGGAAAAATCCTCACCGGCGCGGCGTGCCGCCAGGTCACTGTTGGGGGTGGCGGTGCGCAGCACCAGGTCCAGCAGTTTCAGGCAGCGCAGGCTTTCTTCGGCAGCTTCCCAGAAGCCCCGTGTCCCTTCGCGATTGCCGTCGCCGGTATGGGAAAAATTGGTGCCCTTGATGGTCACGCTCGCACCCATCAGCAGGCCGACGATATGGCCACTGCGGCCCTTGAGGTACTCCAGCACGGTGGGGTTCTTCTTTTGCGGCATGATGCTGGAAGTGGCAGCGACGCTGTCGGGGAAGTCGATGAGGTTGAACTCATGGGTACTCCACACGAAGTAGTCCTGCGCCACGCGGCTCCAGAACACCGCCAGGTTGCTCAGGTGCGACAGGCTTTCGAGCAGAAAATCCCGCGAGCCTATGGCATCCAGGGCATTGTCCAGGTAGCCGTCGAAGCCCAGCAGCTCGGCGGTGCGGGCGCGGTCGATGTCGAACGGCGTGCCGGCGAAGGCGGCTGCTCCAAGCGGGCACTGGTTCATCGATTCCAGGGTCTGGGTCAGGCGTTTGCTGTCGCGCTCCAGGGCCTGTTCCACCGCACTCAGGTAATAGCCGTAGGTGATCGGCTGCGCCGGCTGAAGGTGCGTGTAGCCAGGCATCACCACTTCGGCGTACCGCTTGGCGCAGTCAAGGGCCGTGGCGCGTACCGTTGCCAACTCGTCGATCAGGTCCATCAGCAGGTCGCGGCAGCGCAGGCGGTCGAGGGTGGCCAGGATGTCGTTGCGGCTGCGACCGGTGTGCAGGCGCCCGCCAATGTCAGCGCCAATCTGCTCGATCAGGTGCGCCTCGTAGTTGAAGTAGGCGTCCTCGCGCGAAGGATCCAGCTCGACCGCATCCGGGCCTGCCTGCTCCATGTCCAGCACACCCTTGGCCAGCACGCTGGCATGGTCGCCGCGGATCAGGCCTTGTTCGGCCAGCATCAGAATGTGCGCCTTGTTGACGTTACCCAGGTTCGCGAAGCCGCTGGCAAAGCCTTCCAGGCGCGGGCGGTAGATGTACTCGTTCACTTGCGGCGCGGTGCTTTCCTTCAGGCGCCGACTGACTTTGGATGCTTGCATGCTGGAACCTCTTCAGTGGAAGTACGTGCCGCCGGACGACCCAGACGACGTTCGAGATAACGGCTGAGCCAGGTCAGCGCCGAACAGATGACGAAGTACACCAACAGCACCACGCCGTAGACTGCGAAGGCGGGGCTCACGCCGGTCATGACGGTTTCCCGCTCGATGATGATCTGACCGACCTTGAGAAACTCCCCCACACCCACAAGGGCGCCCAGGGACGTGGCTTGCACCAGGATCGTCAGCAACCCGGTGTAGGCCGGCAGGATGGCTTGCATCGACTGCGGTACAACCACATGCAGGTAGATCTGCCAGGGGCGCAGGCCCAGGGCCCAGGCACTTTTCCACTGATGCCTGGACACCGACTCCAGCCCGCCACGCACGATCTCGATGCCGTTGGCGCTTCCCCACAAGGTCAGGCCCACGGTAACGGCGGCGAAAGGGCTCAGGTCCACACCGAACATCGGCGCACCGAAGAAGATGAAGAACACGTTGACGATCAGCGGAATGGAGCGAAACAGCTCCACGTAGCCATGGATCGTCCACCCCAACAGGCGGTTCTTGACCGTGGCCAGCACGCCGAGCACGGCCGAGATCAGCGTGGTGAACAGCAGCACCACCAATGCCAGGTACAGGGTCATCAACAACCCTTTGCACACGAAGCTCCAGTTTTCGAGTAGGAAATTCATGGTCGCCTCACTGCCGGAAAGGGCGTTGCAGGTGGGCGGACAGCCGCGCAGTCATCAACGCGAGCACTCCCACCAGCACCAGGTACATGACGCAGATGGCCGTGAACATCTCGATGGCGCGAAAGTCCGTGGCGATGC is part of the Pseudomonas parafulva genome and harbors:
- a CDS encoding amino acid ABC transporter ATP-binding protein, which translates into the protein MSTILTVRGLHKSFGTHEVVKGVDMDVRQGEVVVIIGPSGSGKSTFIRCLNSLEPPSKGTVVVGDGDQTRAADRKALARLREDVGMVFQDYTLFPHMTVLANMMLAPVKLRRATKAQAQAHALALLERVGLRHKAGHYPAELSGGQQQRVAIVRALAMKPKLMLFDEPTSALDPETVGDVLNVMKGLAAEGMTMIVVTHEMGFAREVADRVVFFDAGKVIETGPPSQLFSAPKEARTRQFLHSVLH
- the argH gene encoding argininosuccinate lyase encodes the protein MQASKVSRRLKESTAPQVNEYIYRPRLEGFASGFANLGNVNKAHILMLAEQGLIRGDHASVLAKGVLDMEQAGPDAVELDPSREDAYFNYEAHLIEQIGADIGGRLHTGRSRNDILATLDRLRCRDLLMDLIDELATVRATALDCAKRYAEVVMPGYTHLQPAQPITYGYYLSAVEQALERDSKRLTQTLESMNQCPLGAAAFAGTPFDIDRARTAELLGFDGYLDNALDAIGSRDFLLESLSHLSNLAVFWSRVAQDYFVWSTHEFNLIDFPDSVAATSSIMPQKKNPTVLEYLKGRSGHIVGLLMGASVTIKGTNFSHTGDGNREGTRGFWEAAEESLRCLKLLDLVLRTATPNSDLAARRAGEDFSTATGLADLMVREVDLSFREAHHVVGGVVRMAMDQGLPANQITTRMIDTCALEQLGHALHLPEQKVRDCLDPASNVQGRSSAGGPSLGSLMPSLARASKRLDAERAANQQRRERMSAADLNLQALTRAQAGL
- a CDS encoding amino acid ABC transporter permease, yielding MNFLLENWSFVCKGLLMTLYLALVVLLFTTLISAVLGVLATVKNRLLGWTIHGYVELFRSIPLIVNVFFIFFGAPMFGVDLSPFAAVTVGLTLWGSANGIEIVRGGLESVSRHQWKSAWALGLRPWQIYLHVVVPQSMQAILPAYTGLLTILVQATSLGALVGVGEFLKVGQIIIERETVMTGVSPAFAVYGVVLLVYFVICSALTWLSRYLERRLGRPAARTSTEEVPACKHPKSVGA